Proteins encoded within one genomic window of Akkermansiaceae bacterium:
- a CDS encoding diacylglycerol kinase family lipid kinase, which yields MEPLHRYPLIFNPKAKSQKGERTLRFLMEHANRFALYATNHGDEARELAARFASEGEPVVVAAGGDGTLNAVVKGLAGSGTALGVIPAGTMNVFARELGIPFDNLPRCFDVIERGHVREIDLFEANRAPFIQMAGVGFDAMVIEETTWESKKMLGPLAYLLAAVKVLGEKPRKMEIICSDGRREEGVAVLAGNGSLYGGQFKLFRAADNQDSKLDVLVFKEAGYKLVLDSIKGLALGGVDLAASTSYFQAAAFTVKADGEVPVEVDGDLLGRFGEVKFAAASRKLRVIAPEIVTGSRFVDAVKALLQWTRRPPELMESPRA from the coding sequence ATGGAGCCTCTCCACCGCTATCCCCTGATTTTTAACCCGAAGGCGAAAAGCCAGAAGGGGGAGAGGACCCTGCGCTTTCTCATGGAGCACGCGAACCGCTTCGCGCTGTATGCCACGAACCATGGGGATGAAGCGCGCGAACTGGCGGCCAGATTCGCCTCGGAAGGTGAGCCTGTCGTGGTCGCCGCGGGAGGGGATGGCACGCTCAACGCGGTGGTGAAGGGGCTGGCGGGAAGCGGGACCGCGCTGGGAGTGATCCCCGCGGGAACGATGAATGTTTTCGCCCGTGAACTGGGCATCCCTTTCGACAACCTGCCCCGTTGTTTCGATGTCATCGAGCGCGGGCATGTCCGTGAGATCGACCTGTTCGAAGCGAACCGCGCCCCGTTCATCCAGATGGCGGGTGTGGGCTTCGATGCCATGGTGATCGAGGAGACGACATGGGAGTCCAAAAAGATGCTCGGTCCGCTGGCCTACCTGCTGGCCGCGGTGAAGGTGCTGGGCGAGAAGCCGCGCAAGATGGAGATCATCTGCTCTGACGGGCGCCGGGAGGAAGGCGTGGCGGTGCTTGCCGGGAACGGCTCCCTTTATGGCGGGCAGTTCAAGCTTTTCCGGGCCGCTGACAACCAGGACTCGAAGCTCGATGTGCTGGTCTTCAAGGAGGCCGGTTACAAGCTGGTGCTGGATTCCATCAAGGGCCTCGCCCTGGGTGGGGTGGATCTCGCGGCTTCCACCAGCTATTTCCAGGCGGCGGCATTCACCGTGAAGGCGGATGGTGAAGTGCCCGTGGAGGTGGACGGGGATCTATTGGGCCGCTTCGGCGAGGTGAAATTCGCCGCAGCCAGCCGGAAGCTGCGGGTCATCGCGCCGGAGATCGTCACCGGCAGCCGTTTCGTGGATGCGGTGAAGGCATTGCTCCAGTGGACGCGCCGCCCTCCGGAGTTGATGGAATCCCCGCGCGCATGA
- the maf gene encoding septum formation protein Maf: MGILLASSSPRRRELLERAGLVFRVVASPAEEIHDETMEPWRLCEENALLKARAVAVDHPDEVVIGADTLVFSDGRALGKPRDLEDARRMLRALSGKTHRVCTGVCLIFPGGVEDVFHDLTEVVFREFGDEVIGGYFAKVDPLDKAGAYGIQEHGEMLVSEIRGSFENVMGLPVGMVVERLMSASPDLRTAEG; encoded by the coding sequence ATGGGCATTTTGTTGGCTTCATCTTCCCCCCGGCGGCGCGAACTGCTGGAACGCGCGGGCCTGGTGTTCCGGGTCGTGGCGTCCCCGGCAGAAGAGATCCATGATGAAACCATGGAACCATGGCGGCTGTGCGAGGAGAATGCCTTGCTGAAAGCCAGGGCGGTGGCTGTGGATCATCCGGATGAAGTCGTCATCGGCGCTGATACCTTGGTTTTCAGTGATGGCCGGGCGCTCGGGAAGCCTCGTGACCTGGAGGACGCCCGGAGGATGCTGCGGGCGCTGTCCGGAAAGACCCACCGGGTGTGCACCGGCGTCTGCCTCATCTTTCCGGGAGGTGTGGAAGATGTGTTCCATGACCTCACGGAGGTCGTTTTCCGTGAATTCGGGGACGAGGTGATCGGTGGATACTTCGCGAAGGTGGATCCGCTGGACAAGGCGGGGGCATATGGGATCCAGGAACATGGGGAGATGCTCGTGTCGGAGATCCGCGGCAGCTTCGAGAACGTCATGGGCCTCCCGGTCGGCATGGTGGTGGAGCGGCTGATGTCCGCCAGCCCGGACTTGCGGACGGCGGAGGGATGA
- a CDS encoding serine protease yields the protein MSFQRGTQNVESAAVAMTTPDGPVLVAVALQGADFSATSLVLGGKPVAARFAGYDAVSRLCVFKPSERIGDGILSWADKAPEQAGTRIGVGTGAVRKTGTLKGKVNLIGGKVLPFALLGAEMAGKAPEPGASVTSPDGKVIGIVFQSGDAGGDLYVIPAQAVHRVVRDILANGRLVRGWLGVSLMVGNSEPRITKVWAGSPAADAGLREGDLISRIGKTDVGSYADVADTFFYLIPGEPVEVTVSREGKVFRFALTPTAARPN from the coding sequence GTGAGTTTTCAGAGAGGCACCCAGAATGTTGAGTCCGCCGCTGTGGCGATGACCACGCCGGATGGCCCCGTCCTGGTGGCGGTGGCCCTGCAGGGAGCGGACTTTTCCGCCACTTCCCTGGTGCTCGGGGGGAAGCCGGTGGCGGCCCGGTTCGCCGGGTATGATGCCGTATCCCGGCTTTGCGTTTTCAAGCCTTCGGAGCGCATCGGTGACGGTATCCTGTCGTGGGCGGACAAAGCTCCGGAGCAGGCTGGAACCCGCATCGGGGTGGGCACTGGTGCTGTCCGGAAGACGGGAACCTTGAAGGGAAAAGTGAACCTCATCGGTGGGAAAGTTCTTCCTTTTGCCCTGCTGGGGGCGGAGATGGCGGGCAAGGCCCCCGAACCTGGTGCATCGGTTACCAGCCCGGATGGGAAAGTCATCGGGATTGTTTTCCAATCAGGGGATGCCGGCGGTGATCTGTATGTCATTCCCGCGCAGGCGGTGCACCGGGTGGTGAGGGATATCTTGGCCAACGGCAGGCTGGTCAGAGGCTGGCTGGGGGTGTCCCTCATGGTGGGGAATTCCGAACCGCGGATCACCAAGGTGTGGGCGGGTTCCCCCGCTGCGGATGCAGGCTTGCGGGAAGGGGATCTGATCAGCCGGATCGGCAAGACCGATGTCGGAAGTTACGCGGACGTCGCGGATACGTTCTTTTACCTGATCCCGGGGGAGCCGGTCGAAGTGACGGTAAGCAGGGAGGGGAAAGTCTTCCGCTTTGCCCTGACCCCGACCGCCGCGCGGCCGAATTGA
- a CDS encoding sigma-70 family RNA polymerase sigma factor, translating into MFRQARPPDPDEDLVSRARHGDTRAFDALILKYGDKLYGLVYNMTHHKEDTHDLLQDIFAKAYHSLRKFKGHSTFYTWIYQIAVNQTLNFLKKRKRRSAYSLNDEESGVQQDPAMIDTTHAANPEETTRIAELQKKLNDAMMKLSESHRMVVTMHDIQGMAHGEIARVLSVSEGTVRSRLHYAHQHLQSCLQDSWDERF; encoded by the coding sequence ATGTTCCGCCAAGCCCGGCCCCCCGATCCTGACGAAGACCTTGTTTCCCGTGCCAGACATGGGGACACGCGTGCCTTTGATGCCCTCATCCTCAAGTATGGCGACAAGCTCTATGGACTCGTTTACAACATGACGCACCACAAGGAGGACACCCACGACCTCCTGCAGGACATTTTCGCGAAGGCCTACCACTCCCTCCGGAAGTTCAAAGGTCACTCCACCTTCTACACGTGGATCTACCAGATCGCCGTGAACCAGACGCTGAACTTTCTCAAGAAGCGGAAGCGGCGCTCCGCATACAGCCTGAACGACGAGGAATCCGGTGTGCAGCAGGACCCGGCGATGATCGACACCACCCATGCGGCGAACCCGGAAGAAACCACCCGCATCGCGGAACTTCAGAAAAAATTGAACGATGCGATGATGAAACTGTCTGAATCCCACAGAATGGTGGTTACCATGCATGACATCCAGGGAATGGCCCATGGCGAGATCGCCAGGGTTCTGAGCGTTTCGGAAGGAACCGTCAGATCCCGTCTGCACTATGCCCACCAGCATCTCCAGTCCTGCCTCCAGGACAGTTGGGATGAAAGATTTTAA